From the genome of Torulaspora globosa chromosome 2, complete sequence, one region includes:
- the MRP49 gene encoding mitochondrial 54S ribosomal protein mL61 (ancestral locus Anc_1.181) gives MSSVAKQLKFLNKISSTTKQAQILLDATKYSGVKLTFQVENHHGHMGARKFWREYLPTLQFYNPNFRIDVIRIKNENTKFAGVPCTLEIVSNEDKVIKHIDMRNKTDDIIMKEFLEKVEHEPVPEESLVKV, from the coding sequence ATGTCAAGTGTAGCGAAGCAActgaagttcttgaacaaaATAAGCTCCACAACGAAGCAAGCCCAAATTCTGCTCGATGCCACCAAGTACTCGGGAGTCAAATTAACATTCCAAGTGGAAAACCATCACGGACACATGGGAGCCAGGAAGTTTTGGCGTGAGTACCTTCCAACACTGCAATTCTACAACCCAAATTTCAGGATCGACGTAATAAGAATCAAGAATGAGAACACAAAATTCGCCGGCGTTCCCTGTACCTTAGAGATAGTGTCCAACGAGGACAAGGTAATCAAGCACATCGATATGAGGAATAAGACAGACGACATAATAATGAAGGAATTCCTGGAGAAAGTGGAACATGAGCCCGTACCCGAAGAATCTTTGGTGAAAGTTTGA